From one Leifsonia soli genomic stretch:
- a CDS encoding response regulator, with product MTATPIRVFLADDHEIVRRGLAALIDAQEDLEVVGEAATAAQARSRILAVRPDVAVLDVRLPDGSGIDVCRRVKQDDPAIRCLMLTAYDDEDALRAALIAGADGYVIKDIRGSSLLDDIRAAARGKKLIDPRIASRVASQLREPADDPRFASLGLRERQVLALIADGFTNRQIGERLGLAEKTVKNYVSSLLAKLGLERRTQAAVLQLEHRRSDH from the coding sequence ATGACCGCGACGCCGATCCGCGTCTTCCTCGCCGACGACCACGAGATCGTGCGTCGCGGCCTCGCGGCGCTCATCGACGCGCAGGAGGACCTGGAGGTGGTCGGGGAGGCGGCGACGGCCGCGCAGGCGCGCTCCCGCATCCTCGCCGTCCGGCCCGACGTCGCGGTGCTCGACGTCCGCCTCCCGGACGGGAGCGGCATCGACGTCTGCCGGCGGGTCAAGCAGGACGACCCGGCCATCCGCTGCCTCATGCTCACCGCGTACGACGACGAGGACGCCCTGCGCGCCGCATTGATCGCGGGAGCCGACGGGTACGTCATCAAGGACATCCGCGGCAGCTCCCTGCTCGACGACATCCGCGCCGCCGCCCGCGGCAAGAAGCTCATCGACCCGCGCATCGCCTCCCGGGTGGCGTCCCAGTTGCGCGAGCCCGCCGACGACCCGCGGTTCGCCTCCCTCGGCCTCCGCGAGCGACAGGTGCTCGCGCTCATCGCCGACGGCTTCACGAACCGGCAGATCGGCGAGCGGCTGGGCCTCGCCGAGAAGACGGTGAAGAACTACGTGAGCTCGCTGCTGGCGAAGCTGGGCCTCGAACGGCGGACCCAGGCCGCCGTCCTCCAGCTGGAGCACCGCCGGTCAGATCACTGA
- a CDS encoding GAF domain-containing sensor histidine kinase gives MAGDDPITFPDAPRAELDSALAQLVDQASKVLQTQGRLRALVRANRAVVSHLELPTVLRTIVEAAVDLVGARYGALGVIAEGGGLEQFIHVGMTPEDVDRIGHLPEGHGLLGALIDDPRPIRLAAIADDSRSAGFPNGHPPMTAFLGVPITVRDTVYGNLYLTEPESGEFTEDDEQLVKALAANAGFAIDNARLYAESRSRQAWAAATAELTASILGGESAETFTELVDRASPLLGARATVVLQQETDSLPHIVAAGEDDRSLAEAVAEAEQVRSALEGMQPTRLVGLPAGAPDGAPDAGPILVAPFALLDGRTAALVAIRDAGAPGFSPFELERATAFARQAELALELAAGRADRQRALLLEERARIARDLHDHVIQQLFGAGIELQSVESILGPGAVSDRIDGAVTSIDQAIAEIRTAIFALSHHNGSSGSLRHRLLDIVHEVGGGLPVPATVSFGGPVDVVSEPQLADDIAAFVREGLTNVVRHAGAETASVTVTASADAITIAVADDGRGLGDTTRRSGLHNLAERARLRGGELHIESSERGTLLRLRLPVPEGAR, from the coding sequence ATGGCGGGCGACGACCCCATTACGTTCCCCGACGCGCCGCGCGCCGAGCTCGACAGCGCGCTCGCCCAGCTCGTGGACCAGGCGTCGAAGGTGCTGCAGACCCAGGGGCGGCTGCGCGCGCTCGTGCGCGCGAATCGCGCGGTGGTCTCGCATCTGGAGCTGCCGACCGTGCTGCGGACCATCGTCGAGGCCGCCGTCGACCTCGTCGGCGCCCGCTACGGGGCGCTCGGCGTGATCGCGGAGGGCGGCGGCCTGGAGCAGTTCATCCACGTCGGGATGACGCCGGAGGACGTCGACCGCATCGGCCACCTCCCCGAAGGGCACGGGCTGCTCGGGGCGCTCATCGACGACCCGCGGCCCATCCGGCTCGCTGCCATCGCGGACGACTCCCGCTCGGCCGGCTTCCCGAACGGGCACCCGCCGATGACGGCGTTCCTCGGCGTCCCCATCACGGTGCGCGACACGGTCTACGGCAACCTCTACCTGACCGAGCCGGAGTCCGGCGAATTCACCGAGGACGACGAGCAGCTCGTCAAGGCGCTCGCGGCGAACGCCGGGTTCGCCATCGACAACGCGCGCCTGTACGCGGAGTCGCGCTCCCGCCAGGCGTGGGCGGCCGCGACGGCGGAGCTGACGGCGTCGATCCTGGGCGGCGAGTCGGCCGAGACGTTCACCGAGCTGGTCGACCGGGCGAGCCCCCTCCTCGGCGCACGGGCCACTGTCGTCCTCCAGCAGGAGACGGACTCCCTCCCGCACATCGTGGCGGCAGGCGAGGACGACCGGTCGCTCGCCGAAGCCGTGGCGGAGGCGGAGCAGGTGCGCAGCGCGCTCGAGGGGATGCAGCCGACGCGACTCGTCGGTCTTCCGGCCGGTGCGCCCGACGGGGCTCCGGACGCCGGCCCCATCCTCGTCGCACCGTTCGCCCTCCTGGACGGCCGCACGGCCGCACTGGTGGCGATCCGCGACGCCGGCGCCCCCGGCTTCAGCCCCTTCGAGCTGGAGCGCGCCACCGCCTTCGCCCGCCAGGCCGAGCTCGCGCTGGAGCTGGCCGCCGGCCGTGCGGACCGCCAGCGCGCCCTGCTGCTGGAGGAGCGCGCACGCATCGCCCGCGACCTCCACGACCACGTCATCCAGCAGCTGTTCGGCGCGGGCATCGAGCTGCAGAGCGTCGAATCCATCCTGGGGCCAGGGGCCGTCTCCGACCGGATCGACGGAGCGGTCACCTCCATCGATCAGGCCATCGCCGAGATCCGGACGGCGATCTTCGCCCTCTCGCACCACAACGGCTCCAGCGGCAGCCTCCGGCACCGCCTGCTCGACATCGTCCACGAGGTCGGCGGCGGGCTCCCCGTCCCGGCGACCGTCTCCTTCGGCGGACCGGTGGATGTCGTGTCCGAGCCGCAGCTGGCGGACGACATCGCGGCGTTCGTGCGCGAGGGCCTGACGAACGTGGTGCGTCATGCGGGCGCCGAGACGGCATCCGTCACCGTTACGGCATCGGCCGACGCGATCACGATCGCCGTCGCCGACGACGGGAGGGGCCTGGGCGACACGACCCGGCGGAGCGGCCTGCACAACCTGGCGGAGCGGGCGCGCCTGCGCGGCGGCGAGCTCCACATCGAATCCAGCGAACGCGGGACGCTGCTCCGGCTGCGCCTGCCCGTCCCGGAAGGAGCCCGATGA
- a CDS encoding zinc-dependent alcohol dehydrogenase family protein, which yields MTSMRAWRTTGEPGGLEAVRIPVPEPAADEVLVRVEVCGICRTDLHVVDHEIPVHRPRVVPGHQVVGRVETVGDDVRGLARGDRVGVAWLRRTCGECAFCRAGAENLCPRSEYTGWDADGGFAEYLTAPAAYVYALPPDADAETTAPLLCAGIIGYRALERANLVPGGTLGIYGFGSSGHVTAQLALASGARVFALTRGEQNRELAREVGAAFVGAEDDAPPEPLDAAIVFAPAGELVPVALRATRSGGTVVLAGIEMSDIPALSYADALFRERDLRTVTANTRADGMRFLALAANLRLRPRVTGIPFEQLHDAIDRLRDGRARGSMVLHVAAGQSGS from the coding sequence ATGACGTCCATGCGAGCGTGGCGGACCACGGGTGAGCCGGGAGGCCTGGAGGCCGTCCGCATCCCGGTGCCGGAGCCCGCGGCGGACGAGGTGCTCGTCCGGGTCGAGGTGTGCGGCATCTGCCGCACCGACCTCCACGTCGTCGACCACGAGATCCCGGTGCACCGCCCGCGTGTCGTGCCCGGGCATCAGGTCGTCGGGCGCGTCGAAACGGTCGGGGACGACGTGCGCGGTCTGGCGCGCGGGGATCGCGTCGGGGTCGCCTGGCTGCGGCGCACCTGCGGCGAGTGCGCCTTCTGCCGCGCGGGCGCAGAGAACCTCTGCCCGCGGTCGGAGTACACCGGCTGGGATGCGGACGGCGGCTTCGCCGAGTACCTCACGGCGCCCGCGGCCTACGTCTACGCGCTTCCGCCGGACGCGGACGCGGAGACGACAGCGCCCCTCCTCTGCGCGGGCATCATCGGCTACCGCGCCCTCGAACGGGCGAACCTCGTCCCGGGCGGCACGCTCGGCATCTACGGTTTCGGGTCGAGCGGTCACGTCACCGCCCAGCTCGCGCTCGCCTCCGGAGCCCGCGTGTTCGCCCTGACCCGCGGCGAGCAGAACCGGGAGCTCGCGCGGGAGGTCGGCGCCGCCTTCGTCGGCGCGGAGGACGACGCGCCGCCGGAGCCGCTCGACGCCGCGATCGTGTTCGCCCCGGCCGGCGAGCTCGTGCCGGTCGCGCTGCGGGCGACGCGCAGCGGCGGCACGGTCGTCCTCGCCGGGATCGAGATGTCCGACATCCCGGCGCTGTCCTACGCCGATGCGCTCTTCCGGGAGCGCGACCTGCGGACGGTCACCGCCAACACCCGGGCCGACGGGATGCGGTTCCTCGCCCTCGCGGCCAACCTCCGGCTCCGCCCGCGGGTCACCGGCATCCCGTTCGAGCAGCTGCACGATGCCATCGACCGGCTCCGCGACGGCCGCGCCCGGGGGTCGATGGTGCTGCACGTCGCAGCGGGCCAGAGCGGGTCCTGA
- a CDS encoding universal stress protein — protein METHSSVSPPIVCGVDGSDESKRALHEAATLARALETRLEVVMAWQHSTSMYDAYFPAPEQSPKVVAYTTLQELVTAEFGQTVPDWVHLRAQAGHAGTVLVEAARDAAMLVIGSRGLSGLASPFLGSVSLYCATQAPCPVLVVRPDSGDAHRR, from the coding sequence ATGGAGACGCACTCGAGCGTGTCGCCGCCGATCGTCTGCGGTGTGGACGGATCGGACGAGTCGAAGCGCGCACTGCACGAGGCGGCGACCCTGGCGCGGGCGCTCGAGACCCGGCTCGAGGTCGTCATGGCCTGGCAGCATTCGACCTCCATGTACGACGCCTACTTCCCTGCGCCGGAGCAGTCGCCGAAAGTGGTGGCGTACACGACGCTCCAGGAGCTGGTCACGGCGGAGTTCGGGCAGACGGTCCCGGACTGGGTCCACCTCCGCGCCCAGGCGGGCCACGCGGGCACCGTGCTCGTCGAAGCCGCCAGGGACGCCGCGATGCTGGTGATCGGCAGCCGCGGCCTGAGCGGTCTCGCCTCGCCGTTCCTCGGCTCGGTGAGCCTGTACTGCGCGACGCAGGCGCCGTGCCCGGTGCTCGTCGTCCGTCCGGACAGTGGGGATGCGCACCGCCGGTGA
- a CDS encoding universal stress protein yields the protein MQIRRYIVGVDGSLPSRAAIRWAIGHAREHGAEVTLAHIADDEWGAVGAELIDEVDAGARRLLDGEVAYARSLEGTAGLRAELLSGSPMTVLASLGDAETMLVVGTHKTGFHYGRAFGSRSLQLANLAVGPVTIVPDTESRLRRGVVVGVDDSPAGNAALDLAADLACDHHCELIAVRSAGASATGAARRETEPEQLAQYDDDARRLLATAVERVRNRQPGITIRSRVVRRPPGTALNDIARSAEVLVVGDSRREEAQPGGLGSVAYDVLLNVSSPTIVVHAPPAVPAEPQPEGEAHVVR from the coding sequence ATGCAGATCCGCAGATACATCGTCGGCGTCGACGGCTCGCTGCCTTCCCGCGCCGCGATCCGCTGGGCCATCGGCCACGCCAGGGAGCACGGCGCCGAGGTCACGCTCGCACACATCGCCGACGACGAGTGGGGCGCCGTCGGCGCCGAGCTCATCGACGAGGTCGACGCCGGCGCCCGCCGGCTGCTCGACGGCGAGGTCGCGTACGCGCGTTCGCTGGAGGGCACGGCCGGGCTGCGCGCTGAGCTGCTGAGCGGCAGCCCGATGACCGTCCTCGCCTCCCTCGGGGATGCGGAGACCATGCTGGTCGTCGGCACGCACAAGACGGGATTCCACTACGGCCGCGCATTCGGCTCCCGCAGCCTGCAGCTCGCGAATCTCGCTGTCGGCCCGGTCACGATCGTGCCGGACACGGAGTCGCGCCTGCGTCGCGGCGTCGTCGTCGGTGTGGACGACAGCCCGGCGGGCAACGCGGCCCTCGACCTGGCGGCCGACCTGGCCTGCGACCACCACTGCGAGCTCATCGCGGTGCGGTCGGCAGGAGCGTCCGCCACCGGCGCCGCCCGCCGGGAGACGGAACCGGAGCAGCTGGCGCAGTACGACGACGATGCGCGGCGCCTGCTCGCGACGGCCGTCGAGCGCGTCCGCAACCGCCAGCCGGGGATCACGATCCGCAGCCGGGTGGTGCGGCGGCCTCCCGGGACCGCGCTCAACGACATCGCCCGCAGCGCCGAGGTGCTCGTCGTCGGCGACTCCCGCCGCGAGGAGGCCCAGCCGGGAGGTCTGGGCTCCGTCGCCTACGACGTCCTGCTCAACGTGTCGTCGCCGACCATCGTCGTCCACGCTCCGCCCGCGGTTCCGGCGGAGCCGCAACCGGAAGGGGAGGCCCATGTCGTCCGATGA
- a CDS encoding BON domain-containing protein gives MDTASESPARPAKDHARRFDDLTVRQAVEAELAWAPDVDSAAIGVAVDGGVVTLTGDVGSLHERIAAVEAAERVAGVRTVADELRLVSGDGEPHGHRLAQAVDAILAWTAGVPHQGIRAEVNGHRVVLLGTVDWDHERVAAKKAVQRIHGVHEVESRIELTRRPDGEAVEEQIRNAITRNAVVDARRIHVTVDGSEVTLTGHVGSWAERTQAVRTAWSSPHVSAVRDRLVVDTSSTEIG, from the coding sequence ATGGACACTGCATCGGAATCCCCGGCCCGGCCGGCGAAGGACCACGCCCGGCGTTTCGACGACCTCACGGTCCGCCAAGCGGTGGAGGCCGAGCTCGCCTGGGCTCCGGATGTGGACAGCGCGGCCATCGGCGTGGCCGTCGACGGCGGGGTCGTCACCCTCACCGGGGACGTGGGCTCGCTGCACGAGCGGATCGCCGCCGTGGAGGCCGCCGAGCGCGTCGCCGGCGTGCGCACCGTCGCCGACGAGCTGCGGCTGGTCTCCGGCGACGGCGAACCGCACGGGCACCGGCTCGCCCAGGCCGTCGACGCGATCCTCGCCTGGACCGCCGGGGTCCCGCACCAGGGCATCCGGGCGGAGGTGAACGGCCATCGCGTCGTCCTGCTCGGCACCGTCGACTGGGACCACGAGCGCGTCGCCGCCAAGAAGGCCGTGCAGCGCATCCACGGCGTGCACGAGGTCGAGAGCAGGATCGAGCTGACCCGCCGACCTGATGGCGAGGCGGTCGAGGAGCAGATCCGCAACGCCATCACCCGCAACGCCGTGGTCGACGCCCGGCGCATCCACGTCACCGTGGACGGCTCGGAGGTCACGCTCACCGGGCATGTCGGATCGTGGGCAGAACGGACGCAGGCCGTCCGCACCGCGTGGTCGTCGCCGCACGTGTCGGCGGTGCGCGACCGGCTGGTCGTCGACACCTCGTCGACCGAGATCGGCTGA
- a CDS encoding universal stress protein has product MSTNTIVGWDGSLEADVALEWAVRRAEQLDDGIILVDVEDAGLPVPGQVITPQMVAARHEAADRQAQRLSDEHPGLRVNTHIMAGDRVDELRSFSRPDNLVVVGTGVRRGPRSRYHWSLGARLAATARGAVAIIPALPDEARSRVVVGIDGSEVSLKAARYAAREARRLGHELVVAHGWLDPLIAVSDMRMEGPFLGELEEEHRRMLDSVVDSLRSANPDLTISSSLVRDQVYYALAEPARSASLLVLGTQQARGVDRFLLGSVSHTMILHIETPTIVVAPECLI; this is encoded by the coding sequence ATGAGCACCAATACGATCGTCGGCTGGGATGGTTCGCTCGAGGCCGACGTCGCCCTGGAGTGGGCGGTCCGCCGGGCCGAGCAGCTGGACGACGGGATCATCCTCGTCGATGTCGAGGACGCCGGCCTGCCGGTTCCCGGCCAGGTGATCACCCCGCAGATGGTGGCGGCGCGGCACGAGGCCGCGGATCGGCAGGCGCAGCGTCTCTCCGACGAGCACCCCGGGCTGCGGGTGAACACCCACATCATGGCGGGCGACCGCGTGGATGAGCTGCGCAGCTTCTCGCGGCCCGACAACCTCGTCGTCGTGGGCACCGGTGTGCGCCGCGGTCCGCGGTCGCGCTACCACTGGTCGCTCGGGGCGCGTCTGGCGGCGACCGCGCGCGGGGCCGTCGCGATCATCCCGGCTCTGCCGGACGAGGCCCGCTCGAGGGTCGTCGTCGGAATCGACGGCTCGGAGGTGTCGTTGAAGGCGGCCCGCTACGCCGCACGCGAGGCGCGGAGGCTCGGGCACGAGCTCGTCGTGGCGCACGGCTGGCTCGACCCGCTGATCGCCGTCTCGGACATGCGGATGGAGGGGCCCTTCCTCGGCGAGCTGGAGGAGGAGCACAGGCGGATGCTGGACTCGGTCGTCGACAGCCTCCGCAGCGCGAACCCCGATCTCACGATCTCGTCGTCGCTCGTGCGCGATCAGGTCTACTACGCGCTGGCAGAGCCCGCACGGTCGGCCTCGCTGCTCGTGCTGGGCACCCAGCAGGCCCGCGGTGTCGACCGCTTCCTGCTGGGGTCCGTGAGCCACACGATGATCCTCCACATCGAGACGCCCACGATCGTGGTCGCCCCGGAATGCCTGATCTGA
- a CDS encoding universal stress protein, which produces MSDRNESAAESEDRIHPGGRIVVGVDGSASSLSALRRGARMAERLGCTLAGVTVWEFPQSWPGYVMDGWSPEADAHTIADEAAAEVFGPTTPEWYSKVIRNGSPARQLIAESEDAEMLIVGSRGLGGFTGLLLGSVSRSCVEHADCPVLVIHGAEGAARH; this is translated from the coding sequence ATGTCCGATCGGAACGAATCCGCCGCAGAGTCGGAGGACCGCATCCACCCCGGTGGCCGCATCGTCGTCGGCGTCGACGGCTCGGCCTCCTCGCTCTCCGCGCTCCGGCGCGGGGCGCGGATGGCCGAGCGGCTCGGGTGCACGCTGGCCGGAGTGACGGTGTGGGAGTTCCCGCAGTCGTGGCCCGGCTACGTGATGGACGGATGGTCGCCGGAGGCGGATGCGCACACGATCGCGGACGAGGCGGCGGCGGAGGTCTTCGGGCCGACGACTCCGGAGTGGTATTCGAAGGTGATCCGCAACGGGTCGCCCGCACGCCAGCTGATCGCCGAGTCGGAGGATGCCGAGATGCTGATCGTGGGCAGCCGCGGCCTGGGCGGTTTCACCGGGCTGCTCCTCGGGTCGGTCTCCCGCTCGTGCGTGGAGCACGCCGACTGCCCGGTCCTGGTGATCCACGGAGCAGAGGGCGCCGCCCGCCACTGA
- a CDS encoding universal stress protein, whose amino-acid sequence MTGRDLRLYGVRRSEGIVGGVVIIPGSAGRRGEVAMSYTIMVAVDGEPDHRAALDWAAARAARDGARLELVHVIERSWGDSADEPSHLLVLAVRSLLDAEKTIALHHAREVRARGPVPAGSTGTAAAPADTGDDIDVGTRYCYGHIGPELAAVSRDADLLVIGTPAEADRRRAFAGSLAVRVAAVAESPVAAVPHGWVDGGRGVVVGVDGELQTESAVEFAAAEAEILGEPLTVACAGYVANPLLAGLVPEISLGDRRERIAAEAADRAKERHPGVTVFTDVLDTAPSRGLVAEADGARLLVIGTHDRHGMQRLMLGSVGHDILLNVRTPVVVVRRSGSGAEGAGRR is encoded by the coding sequence GTGACCGGTCGGGACCTTCGGCTCTACGGCGTCCGGCGGAGTGAGGGCATCGTCGGAGGTGTCGTCATCATCCCGGGTTCGGCCGGGCGCAGAGGAGAGGTCGCGATGTCCTACACGATCATGGTCGCTGTCGACGGGGAGCCGGATCACCGCGCCGCCCTCGACTGGGCGGCGGCGCGGGCCGCACGCGACGGAGCCCGCCTCGAGCTGGTCCACGTGATCGAGCGCTCCTGGGGCGACAGCGCCGACGAGCCGAGCCACCTGCTCGTCCTCGCGGTGAGATCGCTGCTGGACGCCGAGAAGACGATCGCGCTGCACCATGCGCGCGAGGTGCGGGCACGCGGGCCGGTCCCGGCGGGCTCCACGGGGACTGCGGCGGCACCGGCCGACACCGGCGACGACATCGACGTGGGCACGCGCTACTGCTACGGCCACATCGGCCCGGAGCTCGCGGCGGTCTCGCGCGACGCCGACCTGCTCGTGATCGGCACCCCGGCGGAAGCCGACCGGCGCCGTGCTTTCGCCGGCTCGCTCGCCGTGCGCGTCGCTGCCGTGGCGGAGTCCCCGGTCGCGGCCGTCCCGCACGGCTGGGTGGACGGCGGACGCGGCGTGGTGGTCGGCGTGGACGGGGAACTCCAGACGGAGTCCGCGGTGGAGTTCGCGGCGGCAGAGGCCGAGATCCTCGGCGAGCCGCTGACGGTCGCCTGCGCCGGCTACGTCGCGAACCCGCTCCTCGCCGGCCTCGTGCCGGAGATCTCGCTCGGCGACCGCCGCGAGCGCATCGCGGCCGAGGCCGCCGACCGGGCGAAGGAACGGCACCCCGGGGTGACCGTCTTCACCGACGTGCTCGACACGGCGCCGTCCCGCGGCCTCGTCGCCGAGGCCGACGGCGCACGCCTGCTGGTGATCGGCACGCACGACCGCCACGGGATGCAGCGGCTCATGCTGGGCTCGGTCGGCCACGACATCCTGCTCAACGTGCGGACTCCCGTCGTCGTCGTGCGCCGGTCGGGCTCCGGAGCCGAAGGCGCCGGACGCCGGTGA
- a CDS encoding pyridoxamine 5'-phosphate oxidase family protein yields MSSDDPVQELDRAECRELLKQGVLGRLATTVGGEVDIFPVNYYSDGDSILIRTAPGTKLLELTVHSAVAFETDGYTDTDAWSVVAHGRARQLEQQAEIDEADRAPLQPWVPTLKYRYIHIDVTALSGRRFRRTAEPERW; encoded by the coding sequence ATGTCGTCCGATGATCCCGTCCAGGAGCTGGACAGGGCCGAATGCCGCGAACTGCTCAAGCAGGGCGTGCTCGGCCGGCTCGCCACCACCGTCGGGGGAGAGGTCGACATCTTTCCCGTCAACTACTACTCCGACGGCGACAGCATCCTGATCCGCACCGCACCGGGCACCAAGCTGCTCGAGCTGACCGTGCACAGCGCCGTCGCGTTCGAGACCGACGGCTATACGGACACCGACGCCTGGAGCGTCGTCGCCCACGGCCGCGCGCGCCAGCTCGAGCAGCAGGCCGAGATCGACGAGGCGGATCGCGCGCCCCTGCAGCCGTGGGTGCCGACGCTCAAGTACCGCTACATCCACATCGACGTCACCGCTCTCAGCGGCCGGCGCTTCCGCCGCACGGCGGAGCCCGAGCGCTGGTGA
- a CDS encoding universal stress protein, producing MLKRIVVCWNGSVASEAALAWALRLSRDTGLHIEVFDVVERALFVGDDGALERATAQEEQRLALRLEELAADHPGAVTASALLVGDALEVLSEQTTPAALVVVGTAHRVGPRVRYGWSLGARLATQAAGPVAIVPVEDPAVARQRSGIVVGVDGSAVASRALEFAAEQAVTLHQPLRVVHCWQEPLAQEPLIVPEDDFVDSLEEAHRQLLDALVRQAREAHPALTAEPVLLRRTPVAGLRLESEHAFLLVVGSRRLSGWSRTWLGSVSHGLVLDLVAPTILVGPESGDD from the coding sequence ATGCTGAAACGGATCGTCGTCTGCTGGAACGGCTCGGTGGCCTCGGAGGCCGCGCTCGCCTGGGCGCTCCGGCTGTCCCGCGACACCGGGCTCCACATCGAGGTCTTCGATGTCGTCGAGCGCGCGCTCTTCGTCGGCGACGACGGCGCGCTCGAACGCGCCACCGCGCAGGAGGAACAGCGTCTCGCCCTGCGGCTGGAAGAGCTGGCGGCCGATCATCCCGGCGCGGTGACGGCGAGCGCGCTGCTCGTCGGCGATGCGCTCGAGGTGCTGTCCGAGCAGACCACACCCGCGGCGCTGGTCGTCGTCGGCACCGCGCACCGGGTCGGACCGCGCGTCCGCTACGGCTGGTCGCTCGGCGCGCGGCTCGCGACGCAGGCCGCTGGACCGGTCGCGATCGTCCCGGTCGAGGATCCCGCGGTGGCACGGCAGCGGTCCGGCATCGTGGTGGGCGTCGACGGCTCCGCCGTTGCGTCGCGCGCGCTGGAGTTCGCGGCCGAGCAGGCCGTGACCCTCCATCAGCCGCTGCGTGTCGTGCACTGCTGGCAGGAGCCGCTGGCGCAGGAGCCGCTGATCGTGCCGGAGGACGATTTCGTCGACTCGCTGGAGGAGGCGCACCGCCAGCTTCTCGACGCGCTCGTCCGCCAGGCCAGGGAGGCGCATCCCGCTCTCACGGCGGAGCCGGTGCTCCTCCGCCGCACGCCCGTCGCCGGCCTCCGGCTCGAGTCGGAGCACGCGTTCCTGCTCGTCGTCGGCAGCCGCCGCCTCAGCGGGTGGTCGCGCACCTGGCTGGGATCCGTGTCGCACGGGCTCGTGCTCGACCTGGTCGCTCCGACCATCCTGGTCGGTCCGGAGAGCGGAGACGACTGA
- a CDS encoding flavodoxin family protein: MNQTPPVARATIIYESMFGSTRAVAEAIADGLRSAATVTVLPVKDAPEAFPDVDLVVVGAPTHAHGLSRPASRTEAGAWADDPDRHLTLEPDAEGIGVREWLDSCGNAPARFAAFDTRADMTELFTGSAAHSIEKRLQKLGSRRFVQKQSFLVDKNSVLEPGQLELARDWGRTLATELQTPALR; this comes from the coding sequence ATGAACCAGACACCTCCGGTCGCTCGCGCGACCATCATCTACGAGTCCATGTTCGGCAGCACCCGCGCGGTGGCCGAGGCGATCGCCGACGGGCTGCGCTCCGCGGCGACGGTCACCGTCCTCCCCGTGAAGGATGCGCCGGAGGCCTTCCCCGACGTCGATCTGGTCGTCGTCGGCGCACCGACGCACGCCCACGGCCTGAGCCGGCCGGCCAGCCGCACGGAGGCCGGCGCCTGGGCCGACGATCCCGATCGTCACCTCACGCTCGAACCGGACGCCGAGGGGATCGGCGTCCGCGAGTGGCTGGACAGCTGCGGGAACGCCCCCGCCCGGTTCGCCGCCTTCGACACGCGGGCGGACATGACGGAGCTGTTCACCGGGTCGGCCGCGCACAGCATCGAGAAGAGGCTCCAGAAACTGGGGTCGCGGCGATTCGTGCAGAAGCAGAGCTTCCTGGTCGACAAGAACAGCGTGCTCGAACCGGGCCAGCTGGAGCTCGCACGCGACTGGGGCCGGACGCTCGCGACCGAGCTGCAGACCCCGGCGCTCCGCTGA
- a CDS encoding SDR family NAD(P)-dependent oxidoreductase codes for MRIDDGRFDGARVIVTGAGSGIGRATALRLLAEGATVIGTDISESRLSALAEEAATERLIAVAGDVSDESVVGRVVQAADGAVTSLANIAGIMDDFLPPAEVEDEVWDRVLRVNLTAVMRLTRAVLPAMVERGAGTIVNVSSEAGLRGSAAGAAYTASKHAVIGLTRSTAFFYAGKGVRCNAVAPGATITNIQAEFRSAFAGERMAPYMQTNVPQPATADELAAAIAWLLSDDSANVNGAVLPSDNGWSVI; via the coding sequence ATGCGCATCGATGACGGACGTTTCGACGGGGCCAGGGTGATCGTCACGGGCGCAGGCTCCGGGATCGGACGGGCGACGGCCCTTCGGCTGCTGGCCGAGGGCGCAACGGTGATCGGGACGGACATCAGCGAGTCGCGGCTGAGCGCCCTCGCGGAGGAGGCGGCCACGGAGCGGCTGATCGCCGTGGCCGGCGACGTGTCCGACGAGAGCGTCGTCGGCCGGGTCGTCCAGGCCGCGGACGGAGCGGTCACCTCGCTGGCGAACATCGCCGGGATCATGGACGACTTCCTCCCGCCGGCCGAGGTCGAGGACGAGGTCTGGGACCGGGTCCTCCGGGTCAACCTCACGGCCGTCATGCGGTTGACGCGAGCGGTCCTCCCCGCGATGGTCGAGCGCGGCGCCGGGACGATCGTCAACGTCTCCTCGGAGGCCGGCCTCCGCGGGTCGGCGGCGGGAGCCGCGTACACCGCCTCGAAGCACGCGGTCATCGGCCTGACCCGCAGCACGGCCTTCTTCTACGCGGGGAAGGGGGTCCGCTGCAACGCCGTCGCGCCGGGAGCCACGATCACCAACATCCAGGCAGAGTTCCGCTCCGCCTTCGCGGGCGAGCGGATGGCGCCCTACATGCAGACCAACGTGCCGCAGCCGGCGACCGCGGACGAGCTCGCCGCGGCCATCGCCTGGCTGCTGAGCGACGACTCCGCGAACGTCAACGGCGCCGTCCTGCCGAGCGACAACGGCTGGTCAGTGATCTGA